One stretch of Arachis duranensis cultivar V14167 chromosome 1, aradu.V14167.gnm2.J7QH, whole genome shotgun sequence DNA includes these proteins:
- the LOC107469619 gene encoding NAD-dependent malic enzyme 2, mitochondrial encodes MSTKEGLVTTDRNNLDPAAAPFAKNPRDLEGLTEGASIIEVVKKVRPHVLLGLSGVGGIFNEEVLKAMKESVSTKPAIFAMSSPTMNAECTAIDAFKHAGGDIVFGSGSPFENVDLDNEKVGHVNQANNMYLFLGIGLGSLLSGARLITDGMLQAAAECLASYMLEEDIAKGILYPSIDSIRNVTAEVGAAVLRAAVEENLAEGHGDVGPKELGRRHGMAKISSETDICRNLSVGGEYGRDFVPADTGNGDPFIIRDGIGIKVLVPWGPV; translated from the exons ATGAGTACAAAGGAG GGTCTTGTCACAACTGATAGGAATAATCTAGATCCAGCTGCAGCTCCATTTGCTAAAAACCCAAGAGACCTAGAAGGGCTCACTGAGGGTGCTAGTATAATTGAAGTG GTGAAGAAGGTTAGACCACATGTTCTCCTTGGTTTGTCTGGGGTTGGTGGCATTTTCAATGAGGAG GTGCTTAAGGCAATGAAAGAATCTGTTTCAACAAAACCTGCCATCTTTGCCATGTCTAGCCCTACCATGAATG CTGAGTGCACTGCTATTGATGCTTTTAAGCATGCCGGAGGAGATATCGTATTTGGAAGTGGAAGCCCTTTCGAAAATGTAGATCTTG ATAATGAAAAAGTGGGTCACGTAAATCAGGCCAACAACATGTATCTGTTCCTAGG AATCGGTCTAGGATCACTTTTGTCAGGTGCTCGGCTAATAACAGATGGAATGTTGCAGGCTGCTGCTGAATG CCTTGCTTCATACATGTTAGAGGAAGATATCGCAAAAGGAATCTTGTATCCATCCATTGATAG CATTCGAAATGTAACAGCAGAGGTTGGCGCTGCTGTTCTTCGAGCAGCAGTGGAAGAGAACTTGGCCGAAGGGCATGGTGATGTAGGGCCCAAGGAACTTGGCAGAAGGCAtg GAATGGCAAAAATTTCCAGCGAAACGGATATTTGCAGGAATTTATCCGTCGGGGGTGAATATGGGAGAGATTTTGTACCCGCGGATACGGGAAACGGAGACCCATTTATTATACGGGACGGAATAGGGATAAAGGTCCTCGTCCCGTGGGGACCCGTATAA